TCTAGCAAAATATCATGGGCGATCTGGATCGTGGCATTCTCCTTAATCACCACTTCTTCATCCTCAACATCGGTAAAGCTGCCATCATCAAGGGGGCGAAAAGTGTTCACGACCTGTCCGTCTTCACATACAACCCAGACCAATCGCTGACAGAGCCGCCCCATAATTGGATGTTGATTTAAGAAAGCCTGCCAATCGCGGAAGACCCACGATCGCTGCGTACACATCGCCTCATACAATCGCTCCGTTTGCATTTTGAGCACTTGCTTTAATTGTTTCTTGGCTGCTGAGTAGGTTTTCTTCGCTGCCTTGGCCAGATCGGCATCATCGTCCTTACGATCGTTGGGTAAGGATTTCAGCACCTTACGATCGCTATCAGTGAGAATTAAATTAAGCTGACTATCCAGAACCAGCGTAAATTGCCTTGCACCATAATCAAGGGTCATTTCTGGCTTGTCTTCAAATCCAGCCGTAGGAATGGTGCGATCGCCCAGTTCGTCTGGTGTCCAGCCGTTACGCTCGGCGATCTCCTCAATGAATTTACCCGCCGCCTCTTGAATATTCTTCGATCGGAACCGCTTCGCCACCGAGAGGATATATTGAATCGCACTAAAATCTTCTACCCAGGTTAAAATCTGCAATAGAGCCATGCATTGCGCCGATCGCCTTCCATACCATTTGGTTAAATATTCCTTGGCAATCGGTACAGCGGCCACGCCACAACAAGCAGAAGCGATCGCTAAAATCCCTTTATCCTTCGTAGCACTGGTCGTAACCAGAGCAAGGCGATCTTTGAGAAATCCTTGATAAATACTTTCCTTAGTTGCTCGTCTTGCTTCCTCAAGTCCTTGCCACGTGGAATTTGCATTGTTTTGCGCATATTCTTCTACTTCCTCAATTTCTGATTGATTTAGTTCTCTTTTGTGCCAGTCTTTAAGGCCATTCAATTTCTGTTGATAATATTGTTCATATAGCACTTCAATATTTGCGGGTGCGCCTTTAAGCCATCGCTGATAGAATGCCCAAAGGGAAGCCATATCTTGTTTTGCTAGCTTTTCAGCTTCTGACTGGCTATAAGTTGGACGAGTGTCGTGGGCGATCCAGCTTTCTAAAATAAAATGTCCCAGCAGCTCCCGTTCTTCCGGCACAAAATAAGAGCTATACAACTGCACGATCGGGCTGGGCTCAACCAGCTTTTGCTTATGGGCTTTGACAATGAACCAGATAATAATATCTTTTTCGACCGGCTTACCACTATCTTGCCAATGGATTGTAGGTAATTGTTTAAATGGGAACCAGGATAATTTATCGGGAATGCCTTTCTTAAGTCCCTTTGCTGCTTCTGCCTTCAGTTCATCAATATTAATAAATTCCGTTGCCGAAACCCCTAAGCGTGACAGAATCCGCATATAGGCATCTTTGGCATTCTCATTTTTCTCAGTTTTGAGGGTTGTTTTAATTAGCTCGATCGCTGCCTCACCATCCGATCGCTCTAACCATTGAGCCGCCGCGATCCGACCAGTGACATTACTGCGATCGTTCAGGGCTGCATAGACGCGATCGTGGTAGTTGGGTAGCTTGGTTAATATTTCCTGGGCTTGGGGCGATTCTTTCTTTGAACCACCCAGGGCGATTTCCCATAGCTTAGGTTCTAGTTCGATCGGTGGAGTAGGGAATTTAGCTAAAATCTCCAATCCCAGTTCTCGAAGTGCCTGCATCCCATAGTCATAATCATAGGGACTAGACTTGACCTTTGGTGTGAATATTTCAATGAGGATATCAGTATTCTCAGCAAAATAAGGCCAGACTGCTTCATCCTCCCATTTGATCACTGCTTTTATGATCCGGTTATCATAATGTTTAAAAATCTCATACCTAATAAGATCGTTTTTAACTTCAAGGAATTTGAGCAATTGTTCTAGTTGCCTTATTCCAAACCTGTTCTTATTTCTACTGTAGTAGTGATTGAGATATCTCAGGAAACGGTAGCCGAAGTAAGCAGGTTCATCGTATTCGTCCTGTTCTATATACTTATGTTTACGGCTAGGGATTTCATCTAGGATTAGCAATAAACGAACAAGATGAATTGGCTCAAGCTCCGGCGATTCTAGAAAGCCTAATATAAGCTTTTCACATTTGCTCTCTTCGGTATAGTGAAAAGGAATTAATAATCTCCCTGATGGCTGGCAATCCTTTGCTTTCCCAGACTGCAAAACATGCCAGATTTTATTAATTTGATGATCTGGGAGCTTGTCTGGAGTCAACCTATCATTATTGGCATACATAGAGCTGGGGATTTTTTTTAAGCGATCGACATATTCAGTTACAGCCTGATCGCAATCCTTGAGCATCTGTTTAAAGGCTTCATAGACATGCTCTGGCAATGGAGCCTCTAACTTAACCTCTGGCAATGGAGGCAATTGTAATTCCTGCTTTTGTTCTGGTTCCTCTTCCTGAGCGATCGGCACAGTTAAAATCCTTTCGATCGCGCCCCGCACCTTCGCCGACTTCTCCTGTTCCTGGCGCTGTTCTAGAAATTCCTGCAAACCTTCTGGTTTTAGTTTTTCCAGCAAATTAATTGCATTGAGTCTAGACGCTGCGCCAGCATCGATCGCTGCCTGCTTCAGCCCTGGCAACAGCAAATCACGATGGGTAGCAAAAAGTGCTTCCGCCTGCTGCCGCACTGACTTAGAAGTACCGATCGCCATCTCAACAACTTTCTCATTCAAAGCCTCCACCAACGGCTGACAGGTAGGATAACTAAGGATCTTCAGGGCATGAATGCGAGTATAGATTTCCTTATCATGCAAAGCTTTTTGTACTACATCAAGATACTTAAGTGCAAAAGCACCAAACTGCGGATGCTGTGCTAGTAAATCGATCAACGCATTGATAGAAGAATAATATTGATCCTCAGGGAATACGCTTTTTACTAAGACCTCTGGGTTTTCGCCCACAGTCTCCAGCATCTCCGCCAGCAGATCGAAACTTATGAATTCAGGCAAGCCATAGTAATCATCATCGCTTGATTCATTGCCACCTGCGATCGTGCCACCAAGCATGGTAAAAGCAATACCTAGACCTAAAGATTTAGCCTGACGACGCTTCTTCTCCGTTGAGCCAGCCGCCGCATAGAGAAACGGATCAAGATGAGCTGATTTACCAAAGGGGATAGTGCCAGCCCCAAACATTGGCATCACCTGAGCTTCAGCACTATAGATTTTGGCAAGGCGACAGAAGAGGTCAACATCATTGATATTTTCTTTGCCAAACAGTTCAAATACCTTACCTCGGCACTTTTCTGCTTTCTCAACCGCTTTCTCGTAGCGATACCATTTCCGCATAGCGCTAGCAGAAGAGAAGTTTAAGCCCTGACCAAAAACCTTAACCAGTTGATCTAAAACAGTCTGTGATCCTTCTGCATCGACCAAAAAATTAATTAGCGTACGGGGCAAGTTCTGATCCATGATCCGGAAGCGATCGAAGTCTTGCGCCAATAGCTCCAGCATCTCCGCCGACAAACCTAGAGGATTAGCTAGTTCCTCTGCTTTGATCATCTGTTGCCACCATTCCATAGATCCTTCCTCTCCCACTAATCTATAAAAAATGCCTGTACTAGTCGATCGCGTTCATCTATGCCATTAAACTACTAGCAGTTTCAGCCAAAATCCCATCTAAAATATAGGATCAGCATACCCAACTAGCCCCAGCTTAGATCCAGTTTTTTGTGATTAAAAACCAGTATTTAGGGCAAGGGTAAATCCACCAGGGCGATCGCTTCTTTGCAAACATTATATAGATTGTTGTAACAAATATCTATTTTTGTCAAGGGGAAGAACAAATCAAGTTGTATTTGTTTTTGGCTCAGCTCAGACTCAAACTTTACCAAAACGCCGATCGCGCTTTTGAAACGAAATCAACGCCCGATAAAACTGAGTTAGGTCAAATTCAGGCCAGAGCGCCTCTGTAAAATAGATTTCCGTATAGGCCAACTGCCACAGTAAAAAATTACTCAAGCGCATTTCGCCGCTGGTGCGAATCAACAAATCGGGATTGCCAATTTCAGAAGTATATAAATGCTGCTCAAAGAGTTCCTCAGTGATCGCTGTGGGCGAGAGGTTCTGGGCTTGAGCAAGTTCTACCACCTTCTGGCAAGCACTGACGATCTCATGCCGGCCACCATAGTTGATCGCCACAGTAAAGTTAACCGCGCGGTTATTGGCAGTTGCCACCATTGCTTTTTCAATCGCCGATCGCAGAGAGACAGGCAAAGGGTTGAGATCGCCCACAAACCTGATTCGCACCCCTTCTCGCTCCATTTGTTCTAGCTCACGGCGGATCATCCGCTCAAACAATCGCATCAAGAAGCCTACTTCTTCGCGTGGTCTGCGCCAATTCTCGGTTGAGAAGGCATAGACTGTAAAATATTTAATTCCTAAATCTTTGCAACAGCGCAGAATATTTTTAACCGTGATTACGCCCTGACGATGGCCCACTGCTCTAGGTAGGCCGCGCTGCTCTGCCCAACGACCGTTTCCATCCATAATCGCCGCCACGTGGTTTGGCAATCGCCCTAGGGCTATTTCTGGCTGCATTGTTTGTTGATTCATAGTTGACCAGGCATCATAGACATCTTGGGTATTTGGGGGTTGAGCGATCGCCTGATATGCTAATCCCAGTTCTGGCAATGGCATTACTTCTTGAAAATCTTGCATTTCCATAAACTTCTGTACTTCCGACATTAGTTCTCCCTCCCGCTTGGATTTTGATTCGTATAATTCGCTTAATTTGCTTGCTGCGATTGATTTGCCAATGGCGGAATGCCAAACAAATCTTGTAAATATATATCGCTCAGACTTCTGCTCCAGCATCGCAATCGCCACAGCACGATCACAAACACCCAGATTAGTTCTAAGCGATTTGGCCATGACCAGCTTCGCCAACCCACCAGACCCATTACGTGGGTGAAGGTATCAAATAAATTATTAGTCGGCGGACGAAAGGTTCTGGTTGAATTTCGATCGCATTGCTGATCAGAATCAGTCGATCGCAAGATCTCTTGGCTAGGGGCGATCGGTTTTGGCTCAGATTCTGATGTTCTCAAGTTTACCCACCAGGATCGCTTGATTTGAGCTAGGCCGATCGTAAATAAGCGACCAAAAATCGGGGTGAGAGCAACCCTGGAGCCAGGGAAAGCCCAGAGCCCAAAGCCCAAAAACTTGGTCATATGATTGACTTCATCGCGGAATAGTTCCACCATCAAATCCCGCAATGCACCAGTAGAATGAGCCATCAACCACAAATACAGGCAGGTTGCGCCATATTCCGTGGTGGTGCGATGCAAGCCATGTCGAAATAGATCCTGATGACGATCGCCAGAGGGCTTATATTCCTTGGCGCGAAGTTTAATGGATTGTGGTGGCTGCCCTGCTAGTTGTTTATAAAGTCGGCGTAATACTGGCGCGTGTTGGCGTTCTTCTTTTTCCCATAAGCCCATCTCAACTAATGTTCCATCTGCCGATCGCATACCACCAACAAACCTGGCCATCTCTGGATAAAGCTGTTGTAGATATTGCCAACTGGTGTGGGAATAGGAATGAATTGGCGCTTCAATGTTCATGCAGCCCTGCAAAACGGCCAGATAAACCTGGGGGGTAATGCCGATAATCAAACTAGGGTCGATCGCTTGCCAATTGATTAGCTGCCAGGGTCGCATTTGTGGTTGTTGGAATTGAGCTGGCAAGTCTTCCAGGCGATCGCTTAGTTGCCGAAACGAAAGAAAATTATTTAACAGGGAGTGAATCTTAAGCAAAGGCGAATCAACTGGTTCAGGTTGCTCGCTACCAGTCTTTATCGGGAGCTGATTCTTGAGAGGAACCGCTGGTTGCGAATCGCAGATAGTTCCCTCAGGGTTAGCGATCGTGGCGCTATTCTGGCCGGATCGGTGGATCTGACTTGGCATTATCTATTTCTCTTTCTAGTAAGTAGCTGTTACTGGATCTTGAGTTTGAGTTTGAATTTGAAGTTGAATTTAATAAATGTTGGAGAATAGAGGGAACAGAGGCCTGCAGGGTTGGGGTAATTCTGTTTAGCAGCCAGAGAATACCCTTGGCTTAATAAAATAAATGGGGGTGAGGGAAGAGTAGCAATGAGCGCTAGGGCAAATTTCATAGAACTCCTCCTTTTCGCTAATTCGCTTTTTCCAGGTGGATACTTATGAGCAATTACTTATGGGCAATTAACGGATGCCTGCATGTATTAGCTAATCAAATCATTCCTGATTTGTCAGTCGGAAGAGGTCGGCAATTCCTGGCTACTTAGCGGTTTACGACAAACTCAAAGTCGGTAAAAGTAGGATCAGGTAGGATCTCAACTGATTTAAAGCGTTTTTAACTGATTTAAATGAGGCGATCGACCTAGACCAAGCCACAATCGGGTACAGTGAACTTACGAACGCTCTAGATCGGTAAAGTTGTTAGCTTAGTTAGATTGATTCAGGTTGCTTGAACCATTCACCCCAGGATTTACCATCCCCGTTAGGGAATCAATTCGGAAGCGATCGCGCAGTATTTGCGGTAGAGGATGCGATCGCCACAATTGATGCAATCCTGTTTATGCACAAGGGTAAACATCTGGATGATTTACAAAGTACAATCCTGCGGCATTCCTGGGATGGCGATCGCTATGGGGAAATCGCCGATCGCTATGGTTGCACCGAGGGACATGCTAAGGATATGGGATCGCAACTCTGGCGGCTTCTCTCTAGCACTTTGGGGGTAAAGGTCAACAAAAGGAATTTACAAACCGCGCTCAAACGTTATCTAGGCAAGCATTTGCGCCAGGATTTAGGTTATGCGATCGCCCAGGGTCAAGCTTACTTACAATCTGATCATGGCCAAGCGATTCCTAACCCAGTAATTGCAAATGCTGAGGTGCCAGAGAATCAGTCTATTGCTCAAAATACAACGAATCATGTAAGTCACGAAACTGCTAATCCTCATTTCGTGGGTCGCAGTGGCGCGATCGCCTATCTAGATCACCTCAGCAGCCTGGGTACGAAAGTGATTTTGATCCAGGCTCAGGGCGGAGTCGGCAAAACCACCCTGGCAAGGCAGTATTTACAGCAAAAATTTGCTCAAGTGCTGGAATTTGCGATCGCCAAAGAAACCAGTAATATTACTTCGATCGAAAGCTTAATTGAGGAACGCTTACAGCAACTTGGCCTGGAACCTGGCCGCGAGTTTGGCATTTCCCTCGATCGACTCAAGCAAAAGCTGGCACAAACCCCGATCGGCATCTTAATTGACAACCTGGAGCCCGCCCTCGATCGCCACGGTAAGTTGATCGCGCCCCATCGTGGCTATGTGGAACTGCTGGTCACTCTGTCAGCCCCAACAGTGCGGTCATTAACTTTAATTACTAGCCGCGATCGGCTCTCGGAATCAGCGATCAAACTGCGTCGCTATTTGTTGCCGGGGTTAGCACTTTCCACCTGGCAATCTTATTTTGCTAACTATTTGCCTAAGCTACGTCCTTTCAGACCAGCCGATCAAGTCGATCAATTTGATCGGTATGGGGAGCTAGATCTAGATCAACTTAGCCTCGACACGATCGCCCAGATGCACCAATCCTATGGCGGCAATGCCAAGGCGATGGACATTCTTTGCAGTGCGATCGGCCATGATTTTGATGGCGATGTGGTGGGTTATTGGCAGGAGTTTCAATCTGCACCATTAGCACAGCGGGATTTGGCCAACCTGGTGACCAGCCAATTCGATCGCTTATGCAGTCTGGATCTTGCGGCCTATCGATTGCTCTGTCGCCTTGGTTGCTATCGCTATCAGGATGTTTCTACTATTCCCAGTGAAGCTGTTTTAGCATTGTTATGGGATGCCTCAATCAATCAAGTTAATCAAACCAATCAAGCCAGCCAACCAGGCCAGCAACGCCGCCTAATTGAATCACTGCG
The sequence above is a segment of the Pseudanabaena sp. PCC 7367 genome. Coding sequences within it:
- a CDS encoding DUF4132 domain-containing protein, yielding MEWWQQMIKAEELANPLGLSAEMLELLAQDFDRFRIMDQNLPRTLINFLVDAEGSQTVLDQLVKVFGQGLNFSSASAMRKWYRYEKAVEKAEKCRGKVFELFGKENINDVDLFCRLAKIYSAEAQVMPMFGAGTIPFGKSAHLDPFLYAAAGSTEKKRRQAKSLGLGIAFTMLGGTIAGGNESSDDDYYGLPEFISFDLLAEMLETVGENPEVLVKSVFPEDQYYSSINALIDLLAQHPQFGAFALKYLDVVQKALHDKEIYTRIHALKILSYPTCQPLVEALNEKVVEMAIGTSKSVRQQAEALFATHRDLLLPGLKQAAIDAGAASRLNAINLLEKLKPEGLQEFLEQRQEQEKSAKVRGAIERILTVPIAQEEEPEQKQELQLPPLPEVKLEAPLPEHVYEAFKQMLKDCDQAVTEYVDRLKKIPSSMYANNDRLTPDKLPDHQINKIWHVLQSGKAKDCQPSGRLLIPFHYTEESKCEKLILGFLESPELEPIHLVRLLLILDEIPSRKHKYIEQDEYDEPAYFGYRFLRYLNHYYSRNKNRFGIRQLEQLLKFLEVKNDLIRYEIFKHYDNRIIKAVIKWEDEAVWPYFAENTDILIEIFTPKVKSSPYDYDYGMQALRELGLEILAKFPTPPIELEPKLWEIALGGSKKESPQAQEILTKLPNYHDRVYAALNDRSNVTGRIAAAQWLERSDGEAAIELIKTTLKTEKNENAKDAYMRILSRLGVSATEFINIDELKAEAAKGLKKGIPDKLSWFPFKQLPTIHWQDSGKPVEKDIIIWFIVKAHKQKLVEPSPIVQLYSSYFVPEERELLGHFILESWIAHDTRPTYSQSEAEKLAKQDMASLWAFYQRWLKGAPANIEVLYEQYYQQKLNGLKDWHKRELNQSEIEEVEEYAQNNANSTWQGLEEARRATKESIYQGFLKDRLALVTTSATKDKGILAIASACCGVAAVPIAKEYLTKWYGRRSAQCMALLQILTWVEDFSAIQYILSVAKRFRSKNIQEAAGKFIEEIAERNGWTPDELGDRTIPTAGFEDKPEMTLDYGARQFTLVLDSQLNLILTDSDRKVLKSLPNDRKDDDADLAKAAKKTYSAAKKQLKQVLKMQTERLYEAMCTQRSWVFRDWQAFLNQHPIMGRLCQRLVWVVCEDGQVVNTFRPLDDGSFTDVEDEEVVIKENATIQIAHDILLDQQAIAFWQAHLSDYEITPLFQQFGKQQYILAEENKNKTEVADFVGYVMDSFSLRSKVKKLGYERGRSTEYCFSEYRKAFPGLGIEALIEFSGSYLPEDQMDVALRSFFFRSLAAEHDYGYYDEADRIPLDEIPTVLLSEIWNDMKQLAEQGSGYREDWEKQIDIYY
- a CDS encoding isoprenyl transferase, whose amino-acid sequence is MSEVQKFMEMQDFQEVMPLPELGLAYQAIAQPPNTQDVYDAWSTMNQQTMQPEIALGRLPNHVAAIMDGNGRWAEQRGLPRAVGHRQGVITVKNILRCCKDLGIKYFTVYAFSTENWRRPREEVGFLMRLFERMIRRELEQMEREGVRIRFVGDLNPLPVSLRSAIEKAMVATANNRAVNFTVAINYGGRHEIVSACQKVVELAQAQNLSPTAITEELFEQHLYTSEIGNPDLLIRTSGEMRLSNFLLWQLAYTEIYFTEALWPEFDLTQFYRALISFQKRDRRFGKV
- a CDS encoding ferritin-like domain-containing protein, whose product is MPSQIHRSGQNSATIANPEGTICDSQPAVPLKNQLPIKTGSEQPEPVDSPLLKIHSLLNNFLSFRQLSDRLEDLPAQFQQPQMRPWQLINWQAIDPSLIIGITPQVYLAVLQGCMNIEAPIHSYSHTSWQYLQQLYPEMARFVGGMRSADGTLVEMGLWEKEERQHAPVLRRLYKQLAGQPPQSIKLRAKEYKPSGDRHQDLFRHGLHRTTTEYGATCLYLWLMAHSTGALRDLMVELFRDEVNHMTKFLGFGLWAFPGSRVALTPIFGRLFTIGLAQIKRSWWVNLRTSESEPKPIAPSQEILRSTDSDQQCDRNSTRTFRPPTNNLFDTFTHVMGLVGWRSWSWPNRLELIWVFVIVLWRLRCWSRSLSDIYLQDLFGIPPLANQSQQAN
- a CDS encoding tetratricopeptide repeat protein, coding for MNHSPQDLPSPLGNQFGSDRAVFAVEDAIATIDAILFMHKGKHLDDLQSTILRHSWDGDRYGEIADRYGCTEGHAKDMGSQLWRLLSSTLGVKVNKRNLQTALKRYLGKHLRQDLGYAIAQGQAYLQSDHGQAIPNPVIANAEVPENQSIAQNTTNHVSHETANPHFVGRSGAIAYLDHLSSLGTKVILIQAQGGVGKTTLARQYLQQKFAQVLEFAIAKETSNITSIESLIEERLQQLGLEPGREFGISLDRLKQKLAQTPIGILIDNLEPALDRHGKLIAPHRGYVELLVTLSAPTVRSLTLITSRDRLSESAIKLRRYLLPGLALSTWQSYFANYLPKLRPFRPADQVDQFDRYGELDLDQLSLDTIAQMHQSYGGNAKAMDILCSAIGHDFDGDVVGYWQEFQSAPLAQRDLANLVTSQFDRLCSLDLAAYRLLCRLGCYRYQDVSTIPSEAVLALLWDASINQVNQTNQASQPGQQRRLIESLRDRSLIEHHRGSYWLHPIIRAEAIARLRQANYETSNIEPNSELELAHRAAAKFWTDSTNTIDTVEDALRCFEAYYHYLAIEDYEAAAAVILQRRHTKSTGIERLGRTFYKLGLLKQMITAIAQIIDKIQSAYHLSGLYGIWGVLYRLSGQIHAAIECHQKSAAIAKRHLDRLAGQSAATNPTKETVSNQVELAEQVETVEQLKRSSAQLELLNLKNWQQHALLNIGICQIELWELEAAKQTFTQLNSHNRQQLIAEDLAELYNPSVDVFSAYVHSCLGDRPTALKFIHDFDRKLHQNISLGTGHRFLFLGLAYKNLGEIEPAFNMLNRAIDYANQHHYTQVKANAISGLAALERSQHNYQTALTHHQMAIELLAQIGTKCDLAEAYYQLGHTYAAQNDQPQSRASHNQAIKLFQEMQAPQQIKKVQRALVQIDSSTNN